A genomic window from Candidatus Methylacidiphilum fumarolicum includes:
- a CDS encoding ribonuclease H-like domain-containing protein, which produces MATKHIVYLDVETQNSASEVGGWQKKHLMRISIAVIYSSLHNKYFIFREEEIDQLLAMLRESDCIVGFNILGFDIPVLDSYSVFSLSTLPCIDLLFDIEKRISRRIKLEQLARATLGIGKTAHGLQALRWWKEGKLLDIAEYCCYDVKITKLLHEYGVKNGKVYYFNENGIKEPIPVNWKID; this is translated from the coding sequence GTGGCTACTAAGCATATCGTTTACTTAGACGTTGAAACGCAGAATAGTGCTTCTGAGGTTGGAGGTTGGCAGAAAAAACATTTAATGCGGATTTCCATTGCTGTCATCTATAGCAGCCTGCATAACAAATATTTCATTTTTAGAGAAGAAGAAATAGATCAGCTGCTAGCCATGCTGAGAGAATCGGATTGTATTGTCGGTTTCAATATCTTGGGATTTGATATACCAGTTCTTGATTCATATTCTGTTTTCAGTTTATCCACTCTTCCCTGTATCGATCTGCTCTTCGATATCGAAAAAAGAATTTCTAGACGCATCAAGCTCGAGCAGTTAGCCCGAGCAACTCTAGGAATAGGGAAAACAGCTCATGGTCTACAGGCTTTAAGATGGTGGAAAGAAGGAAAATTATTGGATATTGCAGAATATTGCTGCTACGACGTGAAGATTACAAAACTTCTCCATGAGTATGGAGTAAAAAACGGCAAAGTGTATTATTTTAATGAAAATGGTATTAAGGAACCAATACCAGTGAATTGGAAGATTGATTAA
- a CDS encoding transposase, with product MEARERKLKPIQLCHRCSSIVKKTLGDRWHECVCGASCQRDVNSTLEAPPLCLDEMEEGAALRPSGAEGCWIWKGIVENRSIREVVQLWTDGTSARSQEVREPKKLW from the coding sequence CTGGAAGCACGGGAGAGAAAGTTGAAACCAATCCAGTTATGCCACAGGTGCAGCAGTATTGTGAAAAAGACCTTGGGCGACCGGTGGCATGAGTGCGTCTGCGGGGCATCCTGCCAACGAGACGTGAACTCGACGCTTGAGGCTCCTCCATTGTGCCTTGATGAAATGGAAGAAGGAGCAGCGCTTCGCCCTTCCGGGGCCGAAGGTTGTTGGATTTGGAAAGGAATAGTCGAGAACCGATCCATACGTGAAGTGGTGCAGCTCTGGACTGATGGAACCTCGGCTAGAAGCCAAGAAGTCCGGGAGCCGAAGAAACTCTGGTGA
- a CDS encoding Fur family transcriptional regulator, producing MARKTKQKEAIVSVLSSAESPLSPAEIQTRASLLVPSLGIATVYRLLRILKENKKVVTVEIPGESPRYEISGRAHHHHFYCRNCHQIFEFGKCTDKIEELVPKGFLVQEHEIILYGRCPSCAK from the coding sequence ATGGCACGGAAAACTAAGCAAAAGGAAGCCATTGTCAGTGTATTGAGTAGCGCCGAAAGTCCATTGTCCCCTGCTGAAATTCAAACTAGAGCTTCTTTACTTGTCCCCTCCCTTGGTATAGCAACGGTTTATCGATTACTACGAATCCTAAAAGAAAACAAAAAAGTCGTAACCGTTGAAATTCCAGGAGAGTCTCCACGATATGAAATTTCTGGAAGGGCTCACCATCATCATTTCTATTGTCGAAACTGCCACCAAATTTTCGAATTTGGGAAATGCACTGACAAGATCGAAGAACTTGTTCCCAAAGGATTTCTTGTTCAGGAACATGAAATTATTCTCTATGGCCGTTGTCCTTCTTGTGCAAAATAA
- the tsf gene encoding translation elongation factor Ts has product MISAHLVKELREKTGAGIMECKKALEASGGSIEEAEKWLRQQGMAKAKKKSERQTPEGVIASYIHAGDKIGVLVEVNCETDFVARTPAFKEFVKEIAIQIAAANPKFISKNDVPKAILDSEKNKIISTLKLENDENMDRIIQEKLEKFFIDNCLLEQPFVKDPSITINDLLYQRIAQIGENIVIRRFVRFQVGEELEDLS; this is encoded by the coding sequence GTGATTTCTGCCCATTTAGTCAAAGAGCTTCGCGAAAAAACTGGAGCCGGCATTATGGAGTGTAAAAAGGCTTTAGAAGCTTCGGGAGGGAGCATAGAAGAGGCTGAAAAATGGCTTCGTCAGCAAGGGATGGCCAAAGCAAAGAAGAAATCTGAAAGACAGACCCCTGAGGGGGTAATTGCTTCCTATATTCATGCTGGCGATAAAATAGGAGTCTTAGTAGAAGTAAACTGTGAAACTGATTTTGTTGCTCGCACTCCAGCTTTCAAAGAATTTGTTAAAGAGATTGCTATTCAAATTGCGGCGGCCAATCCCAAGTTCATCTCCAAGAACGATGTCCCCAAAGCGATCCTAGATTCTGAAAAAAACAAGATTATTAGCACCTTGAAACTTGAGAATGACGAAAATATGGATCGGATTATTCAAGAGAAGCTGGAAAAGTTTTTTATTGATAACTGTCTGCTGGAGCAACCGTTCGTTAAGGATCCCAGCATCACTATTAATGATTTACTTTATCAGCGCATTGCTCAGATTGGCGAAAACATTGTCATCCGCCGTTTTGTTCGATTCCAGGTAGGTGAAGAATTAGAAGACCTTTCTTAG
- the thiE gene encoding thiamine phosphate synthase has translation MKLDNLKKKFLLSQARFYGILDLGYVPAEKLKAYSEQLAEGRVDILQLRAKNLEKRKIAELAREIQSSLVEKEILFIINDYPDIALEIGADGVHLGQEDMPIEQARKYLSEEFLIGKSTHTLSQALAAAQEPVDYIAFGPIFKTPTKPDYLPVGIESIATIKERIKKPVFFIGGINKENISLVLSAGADRIVMVSALLGAKDIPEFCRQMRNLLSLKGLLAN, from the coding sequence ATGAAACTGGACAATTTAAAAAAAAAATTTCTTTTAAGTCAGGCGCGATTTTATGGGATTTTGGATCTGGGATATGTTCCTGCTGAAAAGCTAAAAGCTTATAGTGAACAACTTGCTGAAGGGAGGGTGGATATTTTACAGCTTCGAGCAAAAAATCTAGAAAAAAGGAAAATCGCAGAACTTGCCCGAGAAATACAATCGAGCTTAGTGGAGAAAGAGATTCTTTTTATAATCAACGATTATCCGGATATAGCTTTGGAAATAGGGGCCGATGGAGTGCATTTGGGTCAAGAGGATATGCCAATTGAACAGGCAAGGAAATACTTGAGTGAGGAGTTCTTAATCGGGAAATCGACTCATACTCTCTCTCAAGCTCTAGCTGCTGCCCAAGAGCCAGTAGATTATATAGCCTTTGGACCTATTTTTAAAACACCAACCAAGCCTGATTATCTTCCTGTTGGGATCGAATCGATAGCTACGATCAAAGAGAGGATTAAAAAACCGGTCTTTTTCATCGGAGGGATAAATAAAGAAAATATTTCTTTGGTTTTGTCTGCTGGAGCTGATCGAATAGTCATGGTTTCTGCTCTTTTAGGCGCTAAGGATATTCCAGAATTTTGTCGGCAAATGAGAAATCTTTTGTCTTTAAAAGGTCTTCTAGCCAATTAG
- the rpsB gene encoding 30S ribosomal protein S2, translated as MKMVELEDLIKSGTYFGHRKDRWNPKMAPFLLGLKGGIHLINPNKTMECLKRAADFLKKTSIEGGKVLFVGCKRQAQGLIEEIAKKSGSFYVNYRWLGGTLTNMVTIRKSIARMKWIDQLEASGTMERLPKKEVAKLRRENAKLHRSLDGIKDMERLPAAIVIVDVVKEEIAVSEARKLDIPIVAIVDTNGNPENIDYPIPANDDSIRSIRTILEEIGNAIIEGKKEGGFSLPVENAGNITSEAAILSTN; from the coding sequence ATAAAAATGGTAGAATTAGAAGATCTTATAAAGTCTGGAACATATTTTGGTCATAGGAAAGACCGTTGGAATCCCAAAATGGCTCCCTTTTTACTCGGACTGAAAGGGGGAATTCATTTGATAAACCCCAATAAAACAATGGAATGTTTAAAGAGAGCCGCCGATTTTTTGAAAAAAACATCAATTGAAGGGGGGAAGGTTCTGTTTGTTGGATGTAAACGCCAAGCCCAAGGTCTTATTGAGGAGATAGCTAAGAAAAGCGGGTCTTTTTATGTGAATTATCGATGGCTTGGAGGAACATTGACAAATATGGTAACTATCCGCAAATCAATTGCGCGTATGAAGTGGATAGATCAACTTGAAGCCAGCGGCACGATGGAAAGGCTCCCTAAAAAAGAAGTAGCCAAATTGAGAAGAGAGAACGCTAAGCTTCATCGAAGCTTGGATGGAATCAAAGATATGGAAAGGCTTCCTGCGGCAATCGTTATTGTCGATGTTGTAAAGGAAGAGATTGCGGTATCCGAGGCAAGAAAATTGGATATACCTATAGTTGCTATTGTTGATACCAATGGAAATCCTGAAAATATCGATTATCCAATTCCTGCCAATGATGATTCTATCCGTTCTATTCGAACTATTTTGGAAGAAATTGGTAATGCCATAATAGAAGGGAAAAAGGAAGGGGGGTTTTCACTTCCTGTAGAAAATGCCGGCAATATAACTTCTGAGGCAGCGATTTTGTCGACTAATTAA
- a CDS encoding NADPH:quinone reductase translates to MKAILVSHFGGPEVLELKETLIPQLRPASVLIAVKAAGVNPVDTYLRAGSFGYQSNLPFIPGIDGAGIIEEVGEGVSKFHKGQTVFFQGVLGSYAQYIVCPEDRVFELPQGFSFSQGAAIGSPYATAYHALFQCAGAEAGQTVLVHGASGGVGIAAVQWAKSRGLRVLATAGTAKGKELVLDVGAEKVFNHGEEGYVNKILEYTQNQGIDIILEMLANKNLENDFSLLANYGKILVIGSRGKIEIDPRNILRKEVSVIGVNLFLASSSQRKAIFAAIQAGLKNKSLWPIIRAEIPLEQAALAHKMIMEGGATGKIVLII, encoded by the coding sequence ATGAAAGCCATCCTTGTCTCACATTTTGGGGGCCCTGAAGTTCTTGAATTGAAAGAAACTCTCATTCCTCAGCTACGGCCGGCCTCGGTCCTGATAGCAGTTAAAGCAGCTGGAGTCAATCCTGTAGATACCTATTTAAGGGCTGGTAGTTTTGGTTACCAATCAAATCTTCCTTTTATACCAGGTATCGATGGAGCCGGTATTATTGAAGAAGTCGGCGAAGGAGTGTCAAAGTTTCATAAAGGTCAAACCGTTTTCTTTCAAGGAGTCTTAGGCAGTTATGCACAATACATTGTTTGTCCTGAAGATCGCGTCTTTGAACTTCCTCAAGGTTTTTCTTTTTCACAAGGGGCTGCCATTGGAAGTCCTTATGCGACTGCCTATCATGCATTGTTCCAATGCGCTGGTGCAGAAGCTGGGCAAACAGTTCTTGTTCATGGGGCTAGTGGTGGGGTTGGAATAGCGGCTGTACAATGGGCCAAAAGTCGTGGGCTTCGAGTCTTGGCTACAGCAGGAACAGCAAAAGGCAAAGAACTAGTTCTCGATGTGGGGGCTGAGAAGGTCTTTAATCATGGAGAAGAAGGGTATGTTAACAAAATTTTAGAATATACCCAAAATCAAGGAATCGATATCATTCTAGAGATGCTTGCGAATAAAAACCTTGAGAACGATTTTTCTCTTTTAGCGAACTATGGTAAAATTCTTGTTATTGGAAGCCGTGGAAAAATTGAAATCGATCCACGAAATATCTTAAGAAAAGAGGTTTCTGTCATTGGTGTAAATCTTTTTCTTGCAAGCTCTTCTCAAAGAAAAGCCATATTTGCTGCTATACAAGCAGGCTTGAAAAATAAGAGCTTATGGCCAATCATTCGTGCTGAAATTCCATTAGAGCAGGCAGCATTGGCTCATAAAATGATTATGGAAGGGGGAGCGACTGGCAAAATTGTTCTCATCATTTAA
- the accC gene encoding acetyl-CoA carboxylase biotin carboxylase subunit, protein MFNKILIANRGEIALRIIRACRDLGIKTLAVYSEADEKSLHVQQADEAICIGSGPSTESYLRMDRIISAAEIGDVDAIHPGYGFLAENPHFAEICANCNIKFIGPKATTLKKMGNKAMARFHARKVGVPVAPGSDGIVESEKEALKISHQIGYPVIIKAVAGGGGRGMRIAHNDVSLVQGFVAAKLEAEKSFGDGSLYIEKLIEDPRHVEFQILADTKGKIVHVGERDCSIQRRNQKLVEESPSPIMDPALRKRMGKTSIRLAESVDYEGVGTVEYLVDKAGNFYFIEMNCRIQVEHPVTEEVYGVDLVKEQILVAAGYSISKEWEELEPKKHAIEFRVNSEDGLQDFRPSAGKIDFLHLPGGPGIRVDSHLYQGIEISPYYDSMLAKIIAIGNSRDEAIARMNRALNETIIEGVKTTIPIGKSVFQNTDFKRGDYTTNLINKILAAKKSLDE, encoded by the coding sequence ATGTTCAACAAGATCTTAATTGCCAACCGCGGTGAAATAGCATTGAGAATCATCCGAGCTTGTCGTGATCTGGGTATAAAAACACTAGCTGTCTATTCAGAAGCTGATGAGAAATCCTTGCATGTTCAACAGGCAGATGAAGCGATATGTATTGGCAGTGGGCCTTCAACGGAAAGTTATTTGAGGATGGATAGGATTATCAGTGCAGCAGAAATAGGGGATGTCGATGCGATTCATCCAGGATACGGTTTCTTAGCTGAAAACCCTCATTTTGCTGAAATTTGTGCCAACTGTAATATCAAATTCATTGGCCCAAAGGCAACAACGCTGAAGAAGATGGGGAATAAGGCCATGGCTCGGTTTCATGCAAGAAAAGTGGGCGTGCCTGTGGCACCGGGTAGTGATGGCATTGTGGAGTCAGAAAAGGAAGCTTTGAAAATTAGCCATCAGATTGGCTATCCGGTTATTATTAAAGCAGTTGCAGGAGGAGGGGGAAGAGGCATGCGGATAGCTCATAACGATGTAAGTTTAGTTCAGGGGTTTGTCGCTGCGAAGCTTGAGGCGGAGAAATCTTTTGGAGATGGGAGCTTATACATTGAAAAGTTGATTGAAGACCCACGACATGTAGAATTTCAAATCTTAGCTGATACTAAAGGAAAAATTGTTCATGTTGGAGAACGGGATTGTTCCATTCAGCGAAGAAATCAAAAGCTTGTCGAAGAATCTCCATCCCCTATTATGGATCCAGCCTTAAGAAAAAGAATGGGCAAGACAAGCATCCGACTTGCTGAATCAGTCGATTATGAAGGAGTAGGAACAGTAGAATATCTAGTAGATAAAGCCGGTAATTTTTATTTCATTGAAATGAATTGCAGGATACAGGTGGAACATCCAGTGACCGAAGAAGTCTATGGTGTCGATCTAGTCAAAGAACAGATCCTTGTAGCTGCAGGTTATTCTATAAGCAAAGAATGGGAAGAACTCGAACCTAAAAAACATGCTATAGAGTTTCGGGTTAATTCAGAGGATGGCCTGCAAGACTTTCGGCCAAGTGCAGGCAAAATAGATTTCCTACATCTTCCTGGTGGACCTGGCATCCGTGTCGATTCTCATCTTTATCAAGGAATTGAAATTTCTCCCTATTATGACTCTATGCTTGCCAAAATTATAGCTATTGGCAATTCCAGGGATGAAGCAATCGCTCGGATGAACAGAGCATTAAATGAAACAATTATTGAAGGGGTTAAAACCACCATTCCAATAGGCAAGTCTGTTTTTCAAAATACAGATTTCAAAAGGGGCGATTATACGACCAATCTTATAAACAAAATTCTGGCTGCAAAAAAATCTCTGGATGAGTAA